In Gopherus flavomarginatus isolate rGopFla2 chromosome 1, rGopFla2.mat.asm, whole genome shotgun sequence, a single genomic region encodes these proteins:
- the LOC127044696 gene encoding olfactory receptor 52R1-like, whose amino-acid sequence MSDSNTTDFSNPSTFILLGIPGLEAAHTWLSIPFCAIYVIAILGNSIILFIVKKEPSLHGPLYYFLCILVVTDLVLLTSTPPKMLSIFWFNSREINVSACLTQMYFIHCCSMIESGIFVAMAFDHYVAICDPLRYSTILTNSVVAQIGLAVVLRGSMLTLCFPFIARRWPYCTTNIIPHLYCHLIAVEKLACADIRISSYYSLFVVLPVFGLDVFFITMSYTQILRAIFSLPTKDARFKTFGTCSSHFFVILAVYLPGLFSFLIHRFGYNVLLHFHILMANMSLLVPPMLNPIIYGVRAKEIWVRLLQFITHQGI is encoded by the coding sequence atgtcagattccaacacaaccgaTTTCAGCAACCCCTCCactttcatcctgctgggcattcctggcctggaggcagcGCATACCTGGCTCTCCATTCCCTTCTGTGCAATATACgtcatagccatcttggggaactccATCATATTGTTCATTGTGAAGAAGGAGCCAAGCCTCCATGGGCCcctgtactatttcctctgcatacTGGTTGTCACCGACCTGGTTCTATTAACATCCACCCctcccaaaatgctgagcatcttctggttcaactCCAGGGAGATCAAtgtcagtgcctgcctcacccagatgtacttcattcactgctgcTCAATGATTGAATCTGGGATTtttgtggccatggcttttgatcactacgtggccatctgtgatcccctgAGATATTCCACTATCCTAACAAACTCTGTGGTGGCCCAGATTGGCCTGGCTGTGGTGCTGCGAGGTTCCATGCTCACACTATGCTTTCCCTTCATAGCGAGAAGGTGGCCATATTGTACAACTAACATCATCCCCCACTTGTACTGTCACCTGATAGCCGTGGAGAAGCTGGCCTGTGCCGACATCCGCATTAGTAGTTACTACAGCCTCTTTGTGGTATTGCCTGTTTTTGGTCTGGATGTGTTTTTTATAACTAtgtcctatacccagatcctcagggccatcttcagtctccccacaaaggatgcccggttcaagacttttgggacctgcagctcccacttctTTGTCATCTTAGCCGTTTATTTACCTGGTCTCTTCTCCTTTCTCATACACCGGTTTGGCTACAATGTCCTCCTGCATTTCCACATTCTCATGGCCAACATGTCCCTCCTGGTGCCTCCCATGTTAAATCCTATCATTTATGGAGTGAGGGCCAAAGAGATTTGGGTCAGGCTGCTCCAGTTTATTACTCATCAAGGGATCTAA